From the Metamycoplasma hominis ATCC 23114 genome, one window contains:
- the hisS gene encoding histidine--tRNA ligase: MFQRLKGTRDIYGLEEKVLNLIENKFFKIIKNYNFKRICTPIIEDANLFIRSVGETSDIVSKEMYLFKDNGQRDIALRPEGTASTIRAFVENKINNLEPTKLAYFGPMFRYERPQKGRYRQFIQGGVELIENSTIENNFEIIKLAYDFLKSLKISNITLEINNLGSFESRNNYIEILKEYFSKYKEQLNEISLIRLQKNVLRILDDKEEIKKDFVKNAPKLIDYLSSIEKERFKNLLDLLDEFEIKYVINPYLVRGLDYYNDVVFEFVSNSDALGSQCTVLGGGRYDGMIKSFGGPDIGSIGFAFGVDRLMEIIMSNIDNYPELSFNETILIAYLNEDEKNEIRKIAYDLRRNFQVIFPSQKQSIKSLFKLQYKLQPKYLIFKELNMKKNELKIKSLLNERNIIYTNLDEFKNIISEMKRDENNE, from the coding sequence ATGTTTCAAAGACTTAAAGGCACAAGAGATATATATGGGTTAGAAGAAAAGGTTTTGAATTTGATAGAAAATAAATTTTTTAAAATTATAAAAAATTACAATTTTAAAAGAATTTGCACACCGATAATTGAAGACGCTAACTTGTTTATAAGATCAGTTGGTGAAACTAGTGACATTGTTTCAAAAGAGATGTATCTGTTTAAGGATAATGGCCAAAGAGACATTGCCTTAAGACCAGAAGGAACCGCTTCAACAATAAGAGCTTTTGTAGAAAACAAAATAAATAATTTAGAACCTACTAAATTAGCCTATTTTGGACCTATGTTTAGATACGAACGCCCTCAAAAAGGTCGCTATAGACAATTTATTCAGGGAGGAGTTGAATTAATTGAAAATTCAACTATTGAGAATAATTTTGAAATAATAAAATTGGCATATGATTTTTTAAAGTCGTTAAAAATTAGTAACATTACTTTAGAAATAAATAATTTGGGCTCTTTTGAGTCAAGAAATAACTACATAGAAATATTAAAAGAATATTTTTCTAAATACAAAGAACAATTGAATGAAATTTCTTTAATTAGATTGCAAAAGAATGTTTTGAGAATCTTAGATGATAAAGAAGAAATAAAAAAAGATTTTGTAAAAAATGCTCCAAAATTAATAGATTATTTATCTTCAATTGAAAAAGAAAGATTTAAAAATTTACTAGATTTACTAGATGAATTTGAAATCAAATATGTAATAAATCCCTACTTAGTCAGGGGACTTGATTACTACAATGATGTTGTTTTTGAATTTGTTTCAAATTCAGATGCCCTTGGTTCGCAATGTACCGTTCTTGGGGGTGGAAGATATGATGGTATGATTAAAAGTTTTGGCGGACCTGATATAGGTTCTATTGGGTTTGCATTTGGAGTAGATAGATTAATGGAAATAATAATGTCAAATATTGACAATTATCCAGAGCTAAGTTTTAATGAAACGATATTAATTGCTTATTTGAATGAAGATGAAAAAAATGAAATAAGAAAAATTGCTTATGATTTGAGAAGGAATTTTCAAGTAATTTTTCCAAGTCAAAAACAATCAATTAAGAGTTTGTTTAAACTTCAATATAAATTGCAACCAAAATATTTAATTTTTAAAGAATTAAATATGAAAAAAAATGAGTTGAAAATAAAATCACTTTTAAATGAAAGAAATATAATTTATACTAATTTAGACGAATTTAAAAATATTATTAGTGAAATGAAAAGAGATGAAAACAATGAATAA
- a CDS encoding bifunctional 5,10-methylenetetrahydrofolate dehydrogenase/5,10-methenyltetrahydrofolate cyclohydrolase → MAILLNGKAISLKVKEDLKKAIEKMPQEIRPTLGILQVGDLSESNIYVKNKLKYASDIGLNTKLIKLQQNASKLQIAEAIELLNKQSTGFIVQIPMQTNQIIDSQEILDLISIDHDIDGLTSFNLDLKNPNNYFLSATASGIFLLLNKYNILYKNAKIGVIGQSKIVGYPLANFLVLKGYNVFRYNKDTPKNNIKDLDIIIVATGTKDPITYDQVKPGAVIIDVGIHRDSNNKISGDLNFNEFSNVASFITPVPGGVGPMTISALLINLLKASSLQNPIIVPYLKFLKSYFN, encoded by the coding sequence ATGGCAATATTATTAAATGGTAAAGCAATCTCTTTAAAAGTTAAAGAAGATTTAAAAAAAGCTATTGAAAAAATGCCTCAAGAAATTAGACCTACTTTAGGAATTTTACAAGTAGGCGATTTAAGTGAGTCAAATATTTATGTAAAAAATAAACTTAAATATGCTTCTGACATAGGATTAAATACAAAACTAATAAAATTGCAACAAAATGCAAGTAAATTGCAAATCGCTGAAGCAATAGAATTATTAAATAAACAAAGCACCGGATTTATAGTTCAAATTCCAATGCAAACTAATCAAATTATAGATAGTCAAGAAATATTGGATTTAATAAGCATAGATCACGATATTGATGGTCTAACCTCTTTTAATCTTGATTTAAAAAATCCTAATAATTATTTTTTATCAGCTACTGCTAGTGGAATTTTTTTACTTTTAAACAAATACAATATTCTTTATAAAAATGCAAAAATTGGAGTTATTGGTCAAAGCAAAATTGTCGGGTACCCATTGGCAAATTTCTTAGTTTTAAAAGGATATAACGTATTTAGATACAATAAAGATACTCCTAAAAATAATATTAAAGACTTGGATATAATAATTGTTGCAACCGGCACAAAAGACCCAATCACATACGACCAAGTAAAACCTGGGGCGGTTATTATCGATGTTGGAATACACAGAGATAGCAATAATAAAATTTCAGGGGATTTAAATTTTAATGAATTTTCTAATGTTGCCTCATTTATAACCCCTGTTCCCGGAGGGGTTGGTCCAATGACTATTTCGGCATTGCTCATTAATCTTTTAAAAGCAAGTTCCTTGCAAAATCCAATTATTGTACCATATCTTAAATTTTTAAAATCATATTTTAATTAA
- the aspS gene encoding aspartate--tRNA ligase → MKTMNKNYCGTLCINDLNKEVELCGWIANKRKFKQQVFIDLRDSSGVVQLIFQNVSDPLLTKESCIYVKGTVQKRLEVNPALKTGEIEVIVSDYKIFNSAKQIPFEINNSKSTNDANEDIRLEYRFLDLREERMLNNLRLRHKFLLLVRNFFDKQGYIEVETPILGKSTPEGARDYLVPTRRKGRFFALPQSPQLFKQLLMAAGFEKYFQIARVFRDEDLRKDRQPEFTQLDIEMSFGSQEEIFKLCEDMWKDVLSQLGYKIETPFPKMDFFYSMAHYGNDKPDTRFGFLIEDYSKQFAAKYNKKFVKAIVFDRNINEHKQIINETFKKNNGQILDIFDLKEANQNEFQCLLDKAKEDNISTPWAIISANDLEEDALKSLGAIRTIANDLYKLADPNQLNFLWLVNWPMFEYDRETKTYSPAHHAFTQFEESTMKYLETGELEKVRAKSYDLVLNGFELGSGSIRIYDPKIQKKMFDVINLSEKQQQDRFGFFLKAFEYGLPPHNGIAFGVERILMILTKSESIRDVIAFPKNAKGIDLLTSAPSDVTKEQLDEYGLELKINKK, encoded by the coding sequence ATGAAAACAATGAATAAAAATTATTGTGGAACATTATGTATTAATGATTTAAACAAAGAAGTAGAGCTTTGTGGATGAATTGCAAACAAAAGAAAATTTAAGCAACAAGTTTTTATTGACTTAAGAGATTCAAGTGGCGTAGTGCAATTAATATTTCAAAATGTATCAGATCCTTTATTAACTAAAGAAAGTTGTATTTATGTAAAAGGAACTGTTCAAAAGCGTTTAGAAGTTAATCCAGCATTAAAAACCGGAGAAATCGAAGTTATAGTTTCTGATTATAAAATTTTTAATTCAGCAAAGCAAATACCTTTTGAAATTAACAATTCAAAATCAACAAATGATGCAAACGAAGATATAAGATTGGAATATCGTTTTCTTGATTTAAGAGAAGAAAGAATGCTTAACAATTTAAGATTAAGACATAAATTCTTACTTTTGGTAAGAAATTTCTTCGATAAACAAGGTTATATTGAAGTGGAAACCCCAATTTTAGGTAAATCAACTCCCGAAGGAGCTAGAGATTACTTGGTTCCTACTAGAAGAAAAGGAAGATTTTTTGCATTACCTCAATCACCACAACTATTTAAGCAATTATTGATGGCTGCTGGATTTGAAAAATATTTCCAAATTGCCAGGGTTTTTAGAGATGAAGATTTAAGAAAAGATAGACAACCAGAATTCACTCAATTAGATATTGAAATGTCATTTGGAAGTCAAGAAGAAATATTTAAATTATGTGAAGATATGTGAAAGGATGTACTTTCACAATTGGGGTACAAAATTGAAACTCCATTTCCAAAAATGGACTTTTTCTATTCAATGGCTCATTATGGAAATGATAAACCAGATACAAGATTTGGATTTTTAATTGAAGATTATTCAAAACAATTTGCGGCCAAATATAATAAGAAATTTGTAAAAGCTATTGTTTTTGACAGAAATATAAATGAACATAAACAAATAATTAATGAAACTTTTAAAAAGAATAATGGACAAATATTAGACATATTCGACTTAAAAGAAGCAAACCAAAATGAATTCCAATGTCTTTTAGATAAGGCAAAAGAAGATAATATTTCAACCCCATGAGCAATAATTTCAGCTAATGATTTAGAAGAAGATGCATTGAAATCACTTGGAGCAATTAGAACAATTGCAAATGATTTATACAAATTAGCAGATCCAAATCAATTGAATTTCTTATGATTGGTAAATTGACCTATGTTTGAATATGACAGAGAAACAAAAACATATTCACCTGCTCACCATGCGTTCACACAATTTGAAGAATCTACAATGAAATATTTAGAAACTGGAGAGCTTGAAAAAGTTAGAGCTAAATCATACGATTTAGTGTTAAATGGATTTGAATTAGGATCTGGTTCTATAAGAATTTATGATCCAAAGATTCAAAAGAAAATGTTCGACGTAATTAATCTAAGTGAAAAACAACAACAAGATCGTTTCGGATTCTTTTTAAAAGCATTTGAATATGGTCTACCTCCTCACAATGGTATTGCATTTGGAGTTGAAAGAATTTTAATGATTTTAACCAAATCAGAATCAATTAGAGATGTAATTGCATTTCCTAAAAATGCTAAAGGTATTGACTTGTTGACATCAGCTCCTAGCGATGTGACAAAAGAACAATTAGATGAATATGGATTGGAACTTAAAATTAATAAAAAATAA
- a CDS encoding DUF2188 domain-containing protein, which translates to MAVRLVVKHEDGWAVKNPKGKRALRVFKTQKEAVQYAKTLQDTSSVNVQSKAGKFRKFTS; encoded by the coding sequence ATGGCGGTCAGATTAGTAGTAAAGCATGAAGATGGTTGGGCAGTCAAAAATCCAAAAGGAAAAAGAGCATTGAGAGTATTTAAGACTCAAAAAGAAGCTGTTCAATATGCAAAAACTTTGCAAGATACTTCATCTGTAAATGTTCAGTCTAAAGCTGGGAAGTTTAGAAAGTTCACAAGCTAA
- the secDF gene encoding protein translocase subunit SecDF, with the protein MKKTKILNNKFRWVISIFLILILLIVTILGSIFYLFPQLKKQSNSNVTFAKIGLKIERENQKENSYKKSYGLSDQEILNLTKNYIGNQNGVLSTSYDINLVSKNLISATSYQDKTDKDVNNLISNFVNKPYLTVTDGGGNPLFYKGEYVSRFYPNPDVPRTLKDFLKNGPQNYNISVEKNPATTYNKFGARQKIQVKLDEYGWDSFVQMINEYMLATNLSLQRNRKASREEIINNPGNKIYFWMNLAEFIRRAKTEFPDEWKAAGENPINFAYVGNSALPEIKKDKKGNIIDIKYPVLKSKEINARKYLISAVNPATSRILSTEKNESSFYLANENLEGLSDEYIAAAINYSYAPFKLTKTYNYFLTGSSTNQNRYLAVLAILFSLFAVFLIAKYRLYGIVSSICLAFMIFVFLSIITSFNIYITGAVAFTFLISTFLTFLMIWQILRRLDKEVNSGSNGIKATNKSLRFGIISTLDIAFALIVVSIFTIFIKTSYLNAMGIMLFIGLVSGLIIGVLVNALIMWNLIKTETFDKRTNWIVWNSKRANSLIAKIDLISKSKYFSIGFAIFVILTIVFYGIYSGVFESTKLGINASETLANNYLYSIQKSSINGDWNKTEVDQIIKYWKELNISNANIFFEKSSLTNDSYNLLISSADKIDSTKLEALKTFINTKISAIGNEFDLNIHEISLNANGELINFGFTILIIVVSLIICGIYSIIRFGLIAFFVMWINEILAVISSIVWLIICHGQFNNGILGALILSTAFSVVDSISNSQTIKEEFGNNLNTKNYIFEIGQINNIFKKYVIESLNKNIFNIFFAIIFVASTYTLMTGFNATTILVTSMFIISNSFINLFILPNIWRLMYIKRYSIKQKRIETKYWETEKISEQTFVGINDFNI; encoded by the coding sequence ATGAAGAAAACAAAAATTTTAAACAATAAATTTAGATGAGTTATTAGCATTTTTTTAATTTTAATTTTATTGATTGTGACAATTTTAGGATCGATTTTTTATTTGTTTCCGCAACTTAAAAAACAATCCAATTCAAATGTTACATTTGCTAAAATTGGGTTAAAAATAGAAAGGGAAAATCAAAAAGAAAACTCGTATAAAAAATCATATGGATTATCAGATCAAGAAATTTTGAATTTGACTAAGAATTACATAGGAAACCAAAACGGGGTTTTAAGTACTTCATATGATATTAATTTAGTATCTAAAAATTTGATTTCTGCTACTAGTTATCAAGATAAAACAGATAAGGATGTTAATAATTTAATATCCAATTTTGTTAATAAGCCTTATTTAACAGTAACTGATGGTGGCGGTAATCCATTATTTTATAAAGGTGAATATGTTTCTAGGTTTTATCCAAATCCTGATGTTCCTAGAACTCTTAAAGATTTTTTGAAAAATGGACCTCAAAACTACAATATTAGCGTAGAAAAAAATCCAGCAACAACCTACAACAAATTTGGTGCAAGACAAAAAATTCAAGTTAAATTGGATGAATATGGATGGGATAGTTTTGTGCAAATGATAAACGAGTACATGCTTGCAACAAATTTATCTTTACAACGTAATAGAAAAGCCTCGCGTGAAGAAATTATAAATAACCCAGGCAATAAAATTTACTTTTGAATGAATTTGGCAGAATTCATTCGCAGAGCAAAAACCGAGTTTCCAGATGAATGAAAGGCAGCAGGAGAAAATCCTATAAACTTTGCTTATGTTGGAAATTCTGCTTTGCCTGAAATAAAAAAGGACAAAAAAGGGAATATCATTGATATTAAATATCCTGTTTTAAAATCAAAAGAAATTAATGCAAGAAAATATTTGATATCAGCAGTCAATCCCGCAACATCTAGAATACTTTCAACCGAAAAAAATGAATCATCATTTTATTTGGCAAACGAAAATCTTGAAGGTTTAAGCGATGAATATATTGCTGCTGCAATTAACTATTCATATGCCCCATTTAAATTAACTAAAACTTACAATTATTTTTTAACTGGTAGTTCAACAAATCAAAATAGATATTTAGCAGTTTTAGCAATTTTATTTTCATTGTTTGCAGTATTTTTGATCGCAAAATATCGTTTATATGGAATCGTATCATCAATATGCTTGGCATTTATGATATTTGTGTTTTTATCAATTATTACTTCATTTAATATATATATAACGGGAGCGGTAGCATTTACTTTCTTAATTTCTACATTCTTAACATTTTTAATGATTTGGCAAATATTAAGACGTCTAGATAAAGAAGTAAATTCAGGTTCTAACGGAATAAAAGCAACAAATAAATCATTAAGGTTTGGAATAATATCAACACTTGATATTGCCTTTGCATTAATTGTGGTTTCAATATTTACTATTTTTATAAAAACTTCATATTTAAATGCGATGGGCATAATGCTATTTATTGGATTGGTTTCTGGATTGATTATTGGAGTATTGGTCAATGCGTTAATAATGTGAAATTTAATAAAAACAGAAACGTTTGATAAAAGAACAAATTGAATTGTTTGAAATAGCAAAAGAGCAAATTCTTTGATAGCAAAGATTGATTTAATCTCAAAATCAAAATATTTTAGTATAGGTTTTGCAATATTTGTAATATTAACCATTGTATTCTATGGAATATATAGCGGTGTATTTGAAAGTACAAAATTAGGAATTAATGCTAGTGAAACATTAGCAAATAATTACTTATATTCTATTCAAAAATCATCAATAAATGGTGATTGAAATAAAACTGAAGTTGATCAAATTATTAAATATTGAAAAGAATTAAATATTTCAAATGCAAATATTTTCTTTGAAAAATCAAGTTTAACTAACGACTCATATAATTTATTAATTTCTTCAGCGGACAAGATTGATTCAACTAAATTAGAAGCTTTAAAGACATTTATTAATACTAAAATTTCAGCTATAGGTAATGAATTTGATTTGAACATACACGAAATATCATTAAATGCAAATGGTGAATTAATCAATTTTGGATTTACTATTTTAATAATTGTGGTTTCATTAATAATTTGTGGAATATATAGCATTATAAGATTTGGTTTAATAGCGTTTTTTGTAATGTGAATAAACGAAATATTAGCAGTTATAAGTTCAATAGTTTGATTAATAATTTGCCATGGACAATTTAACAATGGAATTTTAGGAGCATTGATATTATCTACTGCATTTAGTGTAGTTGATTCTATCTCTAATTCTCAAACAATCAAGGAAGAATTTGGCAATAATTTAAATACAAAAAATTACATATTTGAAATTGGCCAAATAAACAATATATTTAAAAAATATGTAATAGAATCTTTGAATAAAAACATCTTCAATATATTCTTTGCAATTATTTTTGTGGCATCTACATATACGTTGATGACAGGCTTTAATGCAACAACAATATTGGTAACTTCAATGTTTATTATTTCAAATTCATTTATCAATTTATTTATATTACCAAACATTTGAAGATTGATGTATATAAAGAGATATTCAATCAAGCAAAAGAGAATTGAAACTAAATATTGAGAAACAGAAAAGATTAGCGAACAAACATTTGTTGGTATTAATGATTTTAATATCTAA
- the secG gene encoding preprotein translocase subunit SecG, whose product MHAASIALTVILVIISFAIIGISFIMAPDSNSFSGALVGSNDLDLFKVSKERGIKKVLKWSMITLGILLFIFLIALRVVIQNG is encoded by the coding sequence ATGCATGCTGCTTCAATAGCCTTAACAGTTATATTGGTAATAATTTCATTTGCGATAATTGGAATTTCATTTATTATGGCTCCTGATTCAAATAGTTTTAGTGGAGCTTTAGTTGGTTCAAATGACCTAGACTTGTTCAAAGTATCAAAAGAAAGAGGAATTAAAAAAGTATTAAAGTGATCAATGATTACTTTAGGTATATTACTTTTTATATTCTTGATCGCTTTAAGAGTTGTAATACAAAATGGTTAG
- the smpB gene encoding SsrA-binding protein SmpB translates to MPKLIISNKFIKSNYEIDSTYECGISLLGWEVKSLRAKNAKLDNSFCSISNNLELWINNLNIAQYMQVKGDLKRSRKLLMHKSEILKLKNKQEKFSFVIVPASIYWSNNHIKVEIALAKALKKYDKRAKERENEIKKQIKSSY, encoded by the coding sequence ATGCCCAAATTGATAATTTCAAATAAATTTATAAAATCAAATTATGAAATTGATTCCACATATGAATGTGGCATTTCGTTATTAGGTTGAGAAGTCAAGAGTTTAAGGGCAAAAAATGCAAAACTTGATAATTCTTTTTGTTCAATTAGTAATAACCTAGAATTATGAATCAATAATTTAAATATTGCTCAATATATGCAGGTAAAAGGCGATTTAAAAAGAAGTAGAAAATTGCTAATGCATAAATCAGAAATATTAAAATTAAAAAACAAGCAAGAAAAATTTTCTTTTGTTATTGTTCCGGCTTCGATATATTGAAGCAATAATCATATTAAGGTAGAAATAGCTTTAGCTAAAGCTTTAAAAAAATATGATAAGCGAGCTAAAGAAAGAGAAAACGAAATAAAGAAACAAATAAAATCAAGTTATTAA
- the ruvB gene encoding Holliday junction branch migration DNA helicase RuvB: MSQEFSINSFDEFVGQEKLISTIKIIIESAKVQKKQIDHLLFYGPPGLGKTTLAKIISKETKSNIVYVQGPLIEKKSDVLTIFSSINDNDIIFIDEIHGINKNIEELFYSALEEGTIDVALGVDGDKKIMRMKLKKFCLIAATTKINLLSKPLKDRFGYIGKLSDYSDLEIAKIIFNSATKNKIKIKNDAINFIAIHSRQTPRVANTLLKRVNDFAIYYKIDLIDLETVKKAFSYLGIYLYGLYSPQIEYLKTLHKVFNDKFSSLDAISSIIKDDKYTILNDIEPILLIYKLIEKSPRGRKITNNGIEYLKSQNIIT; encoded by the coding sequence ATGAGTCAAGAGTTCTCGATCAATAGTTTTGATGAATTTGTAGGCCAAGAAAAACTAATTTCCACTATTAAAATAATAATAGAATCTGCAAAGGTTCAAAAAAAACAAATTGATCATTTACTATTTTACGGCCCGCCAGGTTTAGGAAAAACTACACTTGCTAAAATAATTTCAAAAGAAACAAAAAGCAATATTGTTTATGTTCAAGGTCCATTAATCGAAAAAAAGAGTGATGTATTGACTATTTTTTCTTCAATAAATGATAATGACATAATTTTTATTGATGAAATTCATGGCATAAACAAAAATATTGAAGAATTATTTTATTCAGCATTAGAAGAAGGAACAATTGATGTTGCGTTGGGCGTTGATGGTGATAAAAAAATCATGAGAATGAAACTAAAAAAATTTTGTTTGATTGCTGCCACAACAAAAATCAATTTATTATCCAAACCATTAAAAGATCGTTTTGGCTATATAGGAAAATTAAGCGATTATAGCGACTTAGAAATTGCTAAGATAATTTTTAACTCTGCAACTAAAAATAAGATAAAAATTAAAAATGATGCGATTAATTTTATTGCAATTCATTCAAGGCAAACACCAAGAGTCGCTAATACTCTTTTAAAAAGAGTTAATGATTTTGCCATATATTACAAAATTGATCTAATTGACTTGGAAACCGTGAAGAAAGCCTTTTCGTATTTAGGTATTTATTTGTATGGTTTGTATTCGCCTCAAATTGAATATTTAAAAACATTACATAAAGTATTTAATGACAAATTTTCTTCGCTTGATGCGATAAGTTCAATAATTAAGGATGATAAATATACTATTTTAAATGATATTGAGCCTATATTATTGATTTATAAGTTAATTGAGAAATCACCCCGTGGTAGAAAAATTACAAACAATGGCATAGAATATTTAAAGAGTCAAAATATAATTACTTAA
- the rnr gene encoding ribonuclease R yields the protein MTYIKNFKNKNNNPKINEEQVLKCIRESDGITFIEIAKKLRIPAFLNFELSEILNNYLSKKLIDTKSDEKYIAIYFLTKVQKEISITAKRLGFIDFEMQEESQTKVFSAFLAPFQLKAVLDKDLLLANIYYYYENGIKKYKGDIIQILNHARKTIVGTIEKSANKLFFNAYDEKDRAKFEIINEKECPDITKLKNSLVSCEILKPNNKKVAIAYKNIIGNINDKEHVIKKIIAQNDVNVNFPQNLLEYVSSIPSFVSQEEINSRINLIDLMTVTIDGLDTKDFDDAISCYKNEKNNWKLFIHIADVSYYVKENDLIDNEALLRGTSIYLPDRVIPMLPVELSNGICSLNPNEVRACITLELEIDKQGNNISYKIYPSVIKSNYRLTYNEVNDFYSNIKSVPDDVANMLLHARDLAKIIRSKKISEGYVDFEIQESKVIMDGTKVVDIKVKEEGESEKLIEDFMVRANETVAQMMTNLKIPSIYRIHEKPSPEKLTLLQELFNFCGFKDVKVPYDGEPKSFGEMIAKLKEHKFDDFIKMALLRTMQKAIYSSNNIGHFGLASKAYSHFTSPIRRYPDLLLHRLIRTYIFEKKEITPDLSETLKQKISQIALMNSESEKNAMVVERSVVDVRKSEFFENLINKQFFATLVSIEKFGMFFNIDEYQTSVLVRFENLTIPTNKDNDFQASSKNKIYKAGNKYLITITSIDHEKGNVNATLA from the coding sequence ATGACATATATAAAAAATTTTAAAAATAAGAATAACAACCCTAAAATTAATGAAGAACAAGTATTAAAATGCATAAGAGAAAGTGATGGAATTACTTTTATTGAAATTGCAAAAAAATTAAGAATTCCTGCTTTTTTGAATTTTGAATTATCAGAAATATTAAATAACTATTTATCTAAAAAATTAATTGATACGAAAAGCGATGAAAAATACATCGCTATTTATTTTCTAACTAAAGTACAAAAGGAAATATCAATAACTGCCAAAAGATTAGGATTTATTGATTTTGAAATGCAAGAAGAATCTCAAACTAAAGTATTTAGTGCCTTTCTTGCGCCTTTTCAATTAAAAGCGGTATTGGACAAAGATTTATTGCTTGCAAATATTTATTATTATTATGAAAATGGCATAAAAAAATATAAAGGCGATATTATTCAAATTTTAAATCACGCAAGAAAAACTATTGTTGGAACTATTGAAAAGAGCGCAAATAAACTGTTTTTTAATGCTTATGATGAAAAAGATAGGGCTAAATTTGAAATTATTAATGAAAAAGAATGCCCAGATATAACAAAATTGAAAAATTCATTGGTATCTTGTGAGATTTTAAAACCAAATAATAAAAAAGTTGCTATTGCATATAAAAATATAATTGGTAATATTAATGATAAAGAACATGTGATTAAAAAAATCATTGCCCAAAATGATGTAAATGTCAATTTTCCACAAAATTTATTAGAATATGTTTCCTCAATACCTTCTTTTGTTTCACAAGAAGAAATTAATTCAAGAATAAATTTAATAGATTTAATGACAGTTACAATTGACGGTCTTGACACTAAAGATTTTGATGACGCCATTTCGTGTTATAAAAATGAAAAGAATAATTGAAAGTTATTTATTCATATTGCCGATGTTTCATACTATGTTAAGGAAAACGATTTAATAGATAATGAGGCTTTATTGCGTGGCACAAGCATTTACTTACCCGATAGGGTTATACCAATGTTGCCGGTTGAATTGTCTAACGGAATTTGTTCATTAAACCCAAATGAAGTCAGAGCTTGTATAACATTGGAATTAGAAATAGACAAGCAAGGGAACAATATATCATATAAAATTTATCCTAGTGTTATAAAATCAAATTATAGATTGACTTATAATGAAGTTAATGATTTTTATAGCAATATAAAAAGTGTTCCTGATGATGTTGCAAATATGCTGTTGCATGCACGAGATCTTGCAAAAATTATTAGAAGTAAAAAAATATCCGAAGGTTATGTTGACTTTGAAATTCAAGAATCAAAAGTTATAATGGATGGAACAAAGGTTGTTGATATCAAGGTGAAAGAAGAAGGCGAAAGCGAAAAATTAATTGAAGACTTCATGGTTCGGGCAAACGAAACCGTTGCTCAAATGATGACTAATTTAAAAATTCCTTCAATTTATAGAATTCACGAAAAACCTTCACCTGAAAAACTAACTTTATTGCAAGAATTATTCAATTTTTGTGGATTTAAGGATGTAAAAGTTCCTTATGATGGAGAACCAAAATCATTTGGAGAAATGATTGCAAAATTAAAAGAACATAAATTTGATGATTTTATTAAAATGGCATTATTAAGAACAATGCAAAAAGCAATATATTCATCAAATAATATTGGCCATTTCGGTTTAGCTTCAAAAGCTTACTCACATTTTACTAGTCCAATTAGAAGATATCCAGACTTATTGCTACATAGGTTGATAAGAACTTATATTTTTGAAAAGAAAGAAATAACACCCGATTTATCAGAAACGCTAAAACAAAAAATAAGTCAAATTGCTTTAATGAATAGTGAATCTGAAAAAAATGCAATGGTTGTTGAACGAAGTGTTGTTGATGTTAGAAAATCGGAATTCTTTGAAAATTTAATTAATAAGCAATTTTTTGCAACATTAGTATCAATAGAAAAATTTGGAATGTTTTTTAACATTGACGAATATCAAACAAGTGTTTTAGTTCGTTTTGAAAATCTCACGATTCCAACTAATAAAGACAACGATTTTCAAGCATCATCTAAAAATAAAATCTATAAAGCAGGCAATAAGTATTTAATTACTATCACTTCGATAGATCACGAAAAAGGAAATGTAAATGCAACATTAGCTTAG